The following proteins are encoded in a genomic region of Leptotrichia sp. oral taxon 215 str. W9775:
- the lpxK gene encoding tetraacyldisaccharide 4'-kinase codes for MKILSLIYGSVIFIRNKLYDLNILKSKKAEGVEVICIGNVVAGGTGKTPAVQYFVKKYLNEGKKVGILSRGYKGKRKEDLLLVRNDKEILATSAESGDEAYLHALNLKVPVAVSKDRYKGAVYLRDICKVDIIIMDDGFQHRKLKKDRNIILIDATNPFGGNDYLPKGRLRESLESLKRADELIITKSNYINNESLEKIKQKLLKYGKKISVATFSEENFYNMNGEEKELSIVKDKKILIFSSIANPKIFYETVKRLEPSEIEEIKFEDHHLYKPEEINNISEKGKDYDYIVTTEKDIVKINEKIDKLLVLKMGFKIV; via the coding sequence TTGAAAATACTATCACTTATTTATGGCTCGGTAATTTTTATACGAAATAAGCTGTATGACCTGAATATATTAAAATCAAAAAAAGCTGAAGGTGTGGAAGTAATCTGCATAGGAAACGTTGTCGCAGGTGGTACAGGGAAAACTCCTGCTGTTCAGTATTTTGTAAAAAAATATTTGAATGAAGGTAAAAAGGTAGGGATTTTGAGTAGAGGATATAAGGGTAAAAGAAAAGAGGATTTGCTGTTAGTGAGAAATGATAAGGAAATACTGGCAACCTCTGCCGAGTCTGGAGATGAAGCATATCTTCATGCCCTGAATCTTAAAGTACCTGTTGCAGTGTCAAAGGACAGATACAAGGGAGCAGTATATTTGCGTGATATCTGTAAAGTTGATATTATAATTATGGATGACGGATTTCAGCATAGAAAACTGAAAAAGGACAGGAATATTATACTTATAGATGCAACAAATCCTTTTGGTGGAAATGATTATCTTCCAAAGGGGAGATTGCGGGAATCACTTGAATCCTTAAAAAGGGCAGATGAACTTATAATAACTAAAAGCAATTATATAAATAATGAATCACTTGAAAAAATAAAACAGAAATTATTAAAATATGGAAAAAAAATATCTGTTGCAACTTTTTCTGAAGAAAATTTTTACAATATGAATGGGGAAGAAAAGGAGCTTAGTATAGTAAAAGATAAAAAAATACTCATTTTTTCCTCAATTGCAAATCCTAAAATATTTTATGAAACTGTAAAAAGGCTGGAACCTTCTGAGATAGAAGAAATTAAATTTGAAGATCATCATCTCTATAAACCGGAAGAAATAAACAATATTTCAGAAAAGGGAAAAGATTACGATTATATTGTAACTACAGAAAAAGATATAGTAAAAATTAATGAAAAGATAGATAAGCTTCTTGTTTTAAAAATGGGATTCAAAATAGTGTAA
- the serS gene encoding serine--tRNA ligase codes for MLETRYIRENTDKVREYLKNRKSDFNLDAFLKLDEDRREVLQEVEMLKKERNESSSLIGKYKKEGKDATELLEKMQGVSAKIKELDQKLAEIDEKQLALAYTIPNRLHESTPIGEDEDDNVEVRKWGEPTKFDFVPKPHDELGTALGILDFERGSKLSGSRFTVYKKAGARLERALINFMLDTHTSEHGYEEIMTPQLAKREIMMGTGQLPKFADDMYKIEGEDLFLIPTAEVTLTNLHNGEILDEEEIPRYYCGFTACFRQEAGSGGRDLKGLVRQHQFNKVEMVKIAHPDNSYEELEKMVNNAEAILQKLKLPYRVISLCSGDIGFSAAKTYDLEVWVPSQNKYREISSCSNTEDFQARRAMIKYRVKETGKSRFVHTLNGSGLAVGRTLLAIMENYQQEDGSIKVPDVLVPYMGGMTVIK; via the coding sequence ATGCTTGAAACAAGATATATAAGAGAAAATACCGATAAGGTAAGGGAATATTTGAAAAATAGAAAGAGTGACTTTAATCTGGATGCTTTTTTAAAGCTGGATGAAGATAGAAGGGAAGTTCTTCAGGAAGTGGAAATGCTGAAGAAGGAAAGAAATGAATCAAGTTCACTTATAGGAAAATATAAAAAAGAAGGAAAAGATGCAACAGAATTACTGGAAAAAATGCAGGGTGTAAGTGCTAAAATAAAGGAACTGGATCAGAAACTTGCAGAAATTGATGAGAAACAGCTTGCATTAGCTTACACTATACCTAACAGACTTCATGAAAGCACTCCAATAGGGGAAGATGAGGATGACAACGTTGAAGTGAGAAAATGGGGAGAACCTACAAAATTTGATTTTGTTCCTAAACCTCATGATGAACTTGGAACAGCTCTTGGTATTCTTGATTTTGAAAGAGGTTCAAAATTAAGCGGATCAAGATTTACAGTATATAAGAAAGCAGGAGCAAGACTTGAAAGAGCTCTTATTAACTTTATGCTGGATACACACACATCAGAACATGGATATGAAGAAATAATGACACCTCAGCTTGCCAAGAGGGAAATAATGATGGGAACAGGGCAGTTACCTAAATTTGCTGATGATATGTATAAAATAGAAGGAGAAGACCTGTTCTTAATACCGACTGCAGAAGTAACACTTACAAACCTTCATAATGGAGAAATTCTGGATGAAGAAGAAATTCCTAGATATTACTGTGGATTTACTGCATGTTTCAGACAGGAAGCAGGTTCAGGAGGAAGAGACCTTAAAGGACTTGTAAGACAGCATCAGTTCAACAAAGTAGAAATGGTGAAAATTGCTCATCCGGATAATTCTTACGAAGAACTTGAAAAAATGGTAAATAATGCCGAAGCAATATTACAGAAATTAAAACTTCCTTACAGGGTAATTTCACTTTGCAGCGGAGATATAGGATTCAGTGCGGCAAAAACATACGATCTTGAAGTATGGGTTCCTAGTCAGAATAAATACAGGGAAATTTCTTCTTGTTCAAATACTGAGGATTTCCAGGCAAGACGTGCAATGATAAAATACAGAGTAAAAGAAACTGGAAAAAGTAGATTTGTGCATACGTTAAATGGTTCTGGACTGGCAGTAGGAAGAACTTTACTTGCTATAATGGAAAATTATCAGCAGGAAGACGGAAGTATAAAAGTACCTGACGTACTAGTACCTTATATGGGTGGAATGACAGTTATAAAATAA
- a CDS encoding GH25 family lysozyme has product MKKFLKILVFLIILGAAVVYLERSGYVYHNDIIAKVLHYNVEGLDVSHHQIRINWKRVDRKYKFIIMKATEGKDFLDSDFLYNWNNARLNGFTVGAYHFFSMLSSGEAQADYYISMVPDSDKVLPPVIDLEIPTKYPKNVVIKELKDMIEKLERHYKKRVIIYVTYHTYNAYIKGEFPDNRLWIRDIKYIPKLAEDDRWIIWQVSNRGRVTGIPGFTDKNVLRSGTVEELIENSRIKIEMQEKN; this is encoded by the coding sequence ATGAAGAAATTTTTAAAAATTTTAGTTTTTCTTATAATTCTCGGAGCTGCAGTAGTTTATCTTGAACGTTCAGGATATGTATATCACAATGATATTATTGCCAAGGTATTGCATTATAATGTTGAAGGGCTGGATGTTTCACATCATCAGATAAGAATAAACTGGAAAAGGGTAGACAGAAAGTATAAATTTATTATTATGAAGGCTACCGAAGGAAAAGATTTCCTTGACAGTGATTTTCTTTATAACTGGAATAATGCAAGATTGAATGGATTTACAGTAGGAGCCTATCATTTTTTTTCAATGTTAAGCAGTGGAGAGGCACAGGCAGATTACTATATAAGCATGGTACCTGATTCAGATAAGGTTCTTCCGCCGGTAATCGATCTGGAAATACCTACTAAGTATCCAAAAAATGTGGTTATAAAAGAATTGAAGGATATGATAGAAAAATTGGAAAGACATTATAAAAAAAGAGTCATAATATATGTAACCTATCACACATATAATGCCTATATAAAGGGAGAATTTCCGGATAATAGGCTGTGGATAAGAGACATAAAATATATTCCTAAACTTGCTGAAGATGACAGATGGATTATATGGCAAGTTTCAAACAGAGGAAGAGTGACAGGAATTCCAGGGTTCACTGATAAAAATGTTTTGAGAAGTGGCACAGTTGAAGAACTTATTGAAAATAGCAGAATAAAGATTGAAATGCAGGAAAAAAATTAG
- a CDS encoding class II fructose-bisphosphate aldolase, with translation MKYHFKDLGLSNTKEMFAKANKEGYSVPAFNFNNMEQLQAIIEACVEMGSPVILQVSTGARDYIGKEMLPWLAKAATAYVEASGSDIPVALHLDHGPNFATAKDCIEYGFSSVMYDGSHHPYDENVAEAKEVAEFAHQHDVTVEAELGVLAGIEDDVVAAEHVYTQPDEVEDFVSKTGVDSLAIAIGTSHGAHKFKPGDDPKLRLDILAEIEKRIPGFPIVLHGSSGVPQQFVKMITQYGGQIADAIGIPDEELRKASKSAVAKINVDTDGRLAFTAGIREVFANKPGEFDPRKYLGPAKNYMKNYYKEKIQNVFGSEGAYKKGAERK, from the coding sequence ATGAAATATCATTTTAAAGATTTAGGATTAAGCAACACAAAAGAAATGTTTGCAAAAGCGAACAAGGAAGGATACTCAGTACCGGCTTTTAACTTTAACAACATGGAACAATTACAGGCTATTATAGAAGCATGTGTTGAAATGGGGTCGCCGGTAATACTTCAAGTATCTACAGGGGCAAGAGATTACATTGGAAAAGAAATGTTACCTTGGTTAGCTAAAGCTGCAACTGCATATGTTGAAGCTTCAGGATCAGATATACCGGTAGCGTTACACTTAGATCATGGTCCAAACTTTGCAACAGCTAAAGATTGCATAGAATATGGATTCTCTTCAGTAATGTATGATGGATCTCACCATCCATATGATGAAAACGTTGCAGAAGCAAAAGAAGTTGCAGAATTTGCACACCAGCACGACGTAACAGTTGAAGCTGAATTAGGAGTTTTAGCTGGAATCGAAGATGACGTTGTAGCAGCTGAACACGTTTACACTCAACCTGATGAAGTTGAAGATTTCGTATCTAAAACAGGAGTAGATTCATTAGCAATTGCTATAGGAACTTCTCACGGAGCACATAAATTTAAACCAGGAGACGATCCTAAATTAAGATTGGATATTCTTGCTGAAATTGAAAAAAGAATACCTGGATTCCCTATAGTATTACACGGATCTTCAGGAGTACCTCAACAATTCGTAAAAATGATAACTCAATATGGTGGACAAATTGCAGATGCAATCGGTATACCTGATGAAGAATTAAGAAAAGCTTCTAAATCAGCAGTTGCTAAAATAAACGTTGATACTGACGGAAGATTAGCTTTCACAGCTGGAATAAGAGAAGTATTTGCAAATAAACCAGGAGAATTCGATCCTAGAAAATATTTAGGGCCTGCAAAAAATTACATGAAAAACTACTACAAGGAAAAAATTCAAAATGTATTTGGATCTGAAGGTGCTTACAAAAAAGGTGCTGAAAGAAAATAA